The Labrus mixtus chromosome 16, fLabMix1.1, whole genome shotgun sequence genome window below encodes:
- the LOC132991651 gene encoding sodium-dependent neutral amino acid transporter B(0)AT1-like: MRLVLPNRDLEERIPSHEDLERMEKETAVDRPKWDNKTQYLLTCVGFCVGLGNVWRFPYLCQSHGGGAFIIPFIILLVLEGVPLLHLEFAIGQRLRKGSVGAWAAIHPYLTGVGIASMTVSFLVGMYYNTIIAWVMWYFFNSFQDPLPWSRCPLNENLTGLVSECERSTPVDYFWYRKTLNTSGAIDESGGLQWWIVISLVTAWSVLYICCIRGIETTGKAVYITSTLPYVVLTIFLIRGLTLKGSVDGIKFLFTPDLDELVNPSTWLDAGAQVFYSFSLAFGGLISFSSYNPIHNNCEQDAVIIALVNGFTSIYAATVIYSIIGFRATEQFDACINGNIMMLLNGFDLAEGTITDTNYDEMLQNLNSTVSGSEVIERLSLSDCELRTFLSEGVEGTGLAFIVFTEAITKMPFSPLWSVLFFIMLFCLGLSTMFGSIEGVVVPLQDLEIFPKKFPKEALTGIVCFVSFLIALIFALQSGNYWLALFDSYAGSIPLLIIAFCEMTGVVYLYGIDRFNRDIEFMIGHKPNIFWQATWRVISPLIVLVIFVFYLVTQVNAKLTYITWNPSSVNFPVLEILSYPSWVYVIIFILAGIPSLLIPGVALYKLFQRYCCKKTSLNME, from the exons ATGAGGCTGGTTCTTCCCAACCGGGACCTTGAAGAGAGGATCCCCTCTCATGAGGACCTCGAGAGGATGGAGAAAGAGACGGCTGTAGACAGGCCCAAGTGGGACAACAAAACCCAGTATCTGCTCACCTGTGTGGGCTTCTGTGTAGGACTTGGTAACGTCTGGAGGTTCCCTTACCTGTGTCAGAGCCATGGAGGAG GCGCCTTTATCATCCCATTTATCATCCTGCTCGTCCTGGAGGGTGTTCCACTGTTGCACTTGGAGTTTGCCATCGGCCAACGTCTTAGAAAGGGCAGTGTGGGGGCCTGGGCTGCAATTCACCCTTACTTGACTGGAGTTG GTATTGCATCCATGACAGTGTCATTCTTGGTCGGGATGTACTACAACACCATCATCGCGTGGGTGATGTGGTACTTCTTCAACTCTTTCCAGGACCCCCTGCCATGGAGCCGGTGTCCTCTCAATGAAAACCTCACAG GTCTCGTGTCAGAATGTGAACGCAGCACTCCAGTGGACTACTTCTGGTACAGAAAGACACTGAACACCTCAGGGGCTATAGATGAGAGCGGAGGTCTGCAGTGGTGGATTGTGATCAGTTTGGTTACTGCTTGGAGTGTGCTCTACATCTGCTGCATCAGAGGGATTGAGACCACAGGAAAG GCTGTGTACATCACCTCCACTCTGCCTTACGTGGTCCTTACAATCTTCCTCATCAGAGGACTGACTCTAAAAGGATCTGTAGATGGAATCAAGTTCCTCTTCACACCAGAT CTGGATGAGTTGGTGAACCCATCAACATGGTTAGATGCAGGAGCTCAAGTATTCTACTCATTCTCGCTGGCCTTCGGAGGTCtcatctctttctccagctATAACCCTATTCA TAACAATTGTGAGCAAGATGCTGTCATCATAGCCCTGGTCAATGGCTTTACTTCTATCTATGCTGCCACTGTTATATACTCCATCATTGGCTTCCGTGCAACAGAGCAGTTTGATGCCTGCATCAACGG AAACATCATGATGCTGCTGAACGGATTTGATCTAGCTGAGGGGACCATCACAGATACCAACTATGATGAAATGCTGCAAAACCTCAACAGCACAGTCtcagggtcagaggtcattgAAAGGCTGTCCCTAAGTGACTGCGAGCTGAGGACTTTTCTCAGTGAA GGAGTAGAGGGAACAGGTCTGGCCTTTATTGTGTTCACAGAGGCCATCACGAAGAtgcctttttctcctctctggtcCGTTCTCTTTTTCATCATGCTCTTCTGCCTCGGGCTCTCCACCATGTTTGGATCTATAGAGGGAGTCGTGGTTCCTTTGCAGGACCTGGAGATCTTTCCTAAGAAGTTTCCTAAAGAAGCATTGACAG GAATTGTATGCTTTGTATCCTTCTTGATCGCCCTCATATTCGCTCTGCAGTCTGGTAACTACTGGTTAGCACTCTTTGACAGCTACGCAGGCTCCATCCCTCTGCTCATTATTGCTTTCTGTGAGATGACGGGTGTGGTCTACCTGTATGGAATAGACAG GTTTAACAGAGATATTGAGTTCATGATTGGACACAAACCCAACATCTTCTGGCAGGCCACATGGAGAGTGATCAGCCCTTTGATTGTCTTGGTcatctttgtgttttacttAGTCACCCAAGTCAACGCAAAACTCACATACATCACTTGGAATCCAAGCTCG GTGAACTTTCCAGTGTTGGAGATTTTGTCCTATCCCAGCTGGGTCTACGTTATTATCTTCATCCTGGCGGGAATTCCCAGTCTTTTGATCCCGGGGGTTGCTTTGTATAAATTATTCCAAAGAtactgctgcaaaaaaacatctttgaacaTGGAATAA